The Toxorhynchites rutilus septentrionalis strain SRP chromosome 3, ASM2978413v1, whole genome shotgun sequence genome includes a region encoding these proteins:
- the LOC129775104 gene encoding uncharacterized protein LOC129775104 → MSETNSSPSRVETRTLSFVSFDTNDFEELADSQSTTFDGVDNTGKDNEQPPFGFLLKGTDLSRVEIKSLSVEFPAKVCKKGMELNAPEIECRIFETSVSQMQERSTNDMQDSIVSFDTNDLEGSTKSQDTTYSSDVDVTELVFNTTDFENLRKEIKEKGNSNRIKYNVKVAECGATATKRLYSGASIYECSFYINKKNIEMCKHYDQHNIMQSKTKVGDAKYKQQKHRRPFIVALEDLLKIKYEEFNIYCIININSHNCNKSGWLFYGVCAHKTCRSYRFKIVSVTDGDNIYKVDVYVNVAMTLIHGENLKAAYCKGVKRNINMKKLQLQKPLELRTKLINEKKKREPFEKVDIVSKNVLKKISSEAKSKLNRDIDDFQDLIKMSEDNGSYIKNVFRKPFGVICFNTKMFKELRKNKTYSPIFYMDGTGSVVRYSKAEKRVQIYVLVAYNYRSNFSVPVTTFVTESQKTVDFHNWLNIFRASYESGSSMNKLNKIARIVSVDWSWSLIGGLIRALNNQHHTLPEYIRDCYKVCIRELNLNFTIIHLCYSHFMNVVSKDLKSAPINIKHKFMDCMRLAVRATNLVDLIDLFIIMTCIFGSANENRMLETSLKELDAKINDRTSFDSESAGKFDYTGIGEPEILKKDEDKIFLGSPFYALLKETFETTLKQIDDLSQGSQNPLYFKGFLEDVALKKYMPVVCLWSNIIVSQIDSNPDTISNARVESFFRTLKHNVMKGQLYERITHFLRKLQSYIESLFHFSDFDIEDIYATDKGISNAKKRQDDRIAEYDRFVGNVEDIEDEWHSPYFQKDASTHLFKKKKKQETNSLNTQLEQSTQKHPDSKENSDNNRKRSLEEDLETTCNLSSIHHFIDKGFEFPVTTKWYFGEFPSEYESIGVSSMIVSSEMLQTLDAHTYMDGETLDAIIAVAIKECEVESVKLVSTYMSRNLFDTTQLKEVLDRKRDYVLPVLTNTSGVWVVPLNVRAGQAPTKQVGRGNHWVLFIADFMNRETFYLDPLETASPYLKDVQEEFLKAVSSIRRLKNQPFDSTNWQSGSKNIAHDKQNDDYNCGVYVAKYAQNFLLKKPLTGLGNMDSERKQIKIKLLNTAVIKICLYCSSLKSLILSCQSCGRRCCSRCAPNMVLKIPSTKQCEICSKIKMI, encoded by the exons ATGTCCGAAACAAACTCATCTCCTTCACGTGTCGAAACAAGAACATTATCATTTGTATCATTTGACACAAACGATTTCGAGGAATTGGCCGACTCTCAAAGTACTACTTTTGACGGCGTTGATAATACGGGAAAAGATAACGAA CAACCTCCATTCggatttttattgaaaggaacAGATTTATCGCGTGtcgaaataaaatcattatccgTCGAGTTTCCTGCAAAAGTATGTAAGAAAGGAATGGAACTTAATGCTCCAGAAATTGAATGTCGCATTTTTGAAACATCAGTAAGTCAAATGCAAGAGAGATCAACGAACGACATGCAAGACTCGattgtttcatttgataccaatgatCTTGAAGGATCGACCAAATCACAAGATACTACTTATAGCAGTGATGTAGATGTAACTGAACTTGTGTTCAATACAACGGACTTTGAAAACCTACGAAAAGAGATAAAAGAAAAAGGCAACAGTAACAGGATCAAATACAATGTCAAGGTTGCGGAATGTGGGGCAACTGCCACAAAAAGACTTTATAGTGGTGCTTCAATTTACGAGTGTTCTTTTTACATCAACAAGAAGAACATTGAAATGTGTAAACATTATGATCAACATAATATAATGCAAAGCAAAACCAAGGTTGGCGATGCTAAATATAAGCAACAAAAGCATAGAAGGCCTTTTATAGTGGCCTTAGAAGATTTGTTAAAAATCAAATATGAAGAATTCAATATCTATTGTATAATCAATATAAATTCTCATAATTGCAACAAATCTGGCTGGCTATTTTATGGTGTCTGCGCTCACAAGACCTGCAGATCTTATCGTTTCAAAATTGTTTCTGTTACGGATGGTGATAACATATATAAAGTCGATGTCTATGTTAATGTCGCTATGACCCTGATACACGGGGAAAACCTGAAAGCGGCATATTGCAAAGGAGTAAAAAGaaacataaatatgaaaaaactgcAGCTCCAAAAACCACTTGAATTACGAACTAAGTTGAtcaacgaaaagaaaaaaagggaaCCATTCGAGAAGGTAGACATTGTCAGcaaaaatgtattgaaaaaaattagcagTGAAGCTAAATCGAAGCTTAACAGGGATATTGATGATTTTCAAGATTTGATAAAAATGTCTGAGGATAACGGATCTtatatcaaaaatgtgtttagaAAGCCCTTTGGTGTAATTTGTTTtaatacaaaaatgttcaaagagCTGAGAAAAAACAAGACTTACAGTCCTATTTTCTACATGGATGGTACTGGATCGGTTGTACGATATTCAAAAGCTGAGAAGCGTgttcaaatatatgttttggtCGCATACAATTACCGGTCAAATTTTAGTGTACCCGTAACAACCTTTGTGACTGAAAGCCAaaaaacagtagacttccacAATTGGTTGAATATATTTCGTGCTTCGTACGAGTCAGGCAGCTctatgaataaattgaataaaatagcgaGAATTGTTAGTGTTGATTGGAGCTGGTCACTGATTGGTGGATTGATACGGGCTCTTAATAATCAACACCATACACTACCAGAGTATATCCGAGATtgttataaagtttgcataagaGAACTCAATCTCAATTTCACTATCATTCATTTATGCTACAGTCATTTCATGAATGTAGTTTCTAAGGACTTGAAATCTGCTCCAATCAACATAAAACATAAGTTCATGGACTGTATGCGATTGGCTGTACGTGCTACAAACTTAGTGGACTTAATCGATCTGTTTATCATTATGACATGCATTTTTGGATCTGCAAATGAGAACCGAATGCTTGAGACATCACTAAAAGAACTAGATGCAAAAATTAATGATAGAACAAGCTTCGATTCAGAAAGCGCTGGTAAATTTGATTATACTGGCATCGGTGAAccagaaattctaaaaaaagatgAGGACAAAATCTTCTTGGGATCGCCTTTTTATGCGTTGTTAAaagaaacatttgaaacaacATTAAAACAAATAGATGATCTCAGCCAAGGATCACAGAACCCACTGTATTTCAAAGGATTCTTGGAAGATGTCgccttgaaaaaatacatgccTGTGGTTTGTTTGTGGTCAAATATAATAGTATCTCAAATTGACTCGAATCCGGATACTATTTCAAACGCAAGGGTTGAAAGCTTCTTCCGAACATTGAAACACAATGTTATGAAAGGTCAGCTCTACGAAAGAATAACACATTTTCTTCGAAAACTACAATCGTATATTGAATCTCTGTTCCACTTTTCCGACTTTGACATTGAAGATATATACGCTACTGATAAAGGAATAAGTAATGCTAAAAAACGTCAAGATGATAGAATCGCAGAATATGACAGATTTGTCGGAAACGTAGAAGACATAGAGGACGAATGGCATAGTCCATACTTTCAAAAAgatgcttcaacccacttgttcaagaagaaaaagaagcagGAAACTAACAGCTTAAACACACAACTtgaacaatcaacacagaagcaCCCAGATTCAAAGGAAAACAGTGATAACAACAGAAAAAGATCATTAGAAGAAGATTTAGAAACTACCTGTAATCTGTCCTCTATTCATCATTTCATTGACAAAGGATTTGAATTTCCAGTTACCACCAAATGGTATTTCGGTGAGTTTCCTTCAGAATATGAGAGCATAGGAGTAAGTAGTATGATTGTAagctcagaaatgcttcaaacgcTCGATGCACATACATATATGGATGGAGAAACCTTAGATGCGATAATTGCAGTGGCCATAAAAGAATGTGAGGTCGAAAGCGTAAAATTGGTATCAACTTACATGTCGAGAAACTTGTTTGATACAACTCAACTAAAAGAAGTATTGGATAGGAAACGAGATTATGTTTTACCAGTTCTAACCAATACATCGGGAGTATGGGTGGTTCCTTTGAATGTTAGAGCTGGGCAAGCACCCACCAAGCAAGTTGGAAGAGGGAACCATTGGGTTCTCTTCATTGCTGATTTTATGAATAGAGAAACTTTTTATTTAGATCCTCTCGAAACAGCATCCCCATATTTGAAGGACGTACAAGAAGAATTTTTGAAGGCAGTAAGCTCTATtcggagacttaaaaatcaaccATTTGATTCAACCAATTGGCAAAGCGGCTCGAAAAATATTGCGCACGACAAGCAAAACGACGACTACAACTGTGGTGTATATGTAGCTAAATATGCACAAAACTTTCTTTTGAAGAAACCGTTGACCGGGCTAGGAAACATGGATTCTGAGaggaaacaaatcaaaataaaactccTAAATACAGCagtaataaaaatttgtttatacTGCAGCAGcttgaaatcactaattttgtCATGTCAATCATGTGGACGGAGGTGTTGCAGTAGATGCGCCCCAAATATGGTGCTAAAAATTCCATCTACAAAACAATGTGaaatatgttcgaaaattaaaatgatataa